The proteins below are encoded in one region of Antennarius striatus isolate MH-2024 chromosome 7, ASM4005453v1, whole genome shotgun sequence:
- the LOC137598933 gene encoding golgin subfamily A member 7-like isoform X2 translates to METELQAVGLVGRGASLSHQVFIQRDYSDGTSCRFQVHFPSELEGRVERSLFEDTVKTLNDYYAEAEQVGGGSYLEGGVACATAYLIFLCMETRYEKVLRKVAAYIQEQNQKVYAPRGLLISDPVQRGMRVIEISIYDDHGSTDSSSGSSSVSGSTARSPPVS, encoded by the exons ATGGAGACAGAG ctccAGGCTGTGGGTCTCGTGGGTCGGGGGGCGTCTCTGTCCCACCAGGTGTTCATCCAGAGGGACTACAGCGACGGGACCTCCTGCCGGTTCCAGGTGCATTTCCCCAGTGAGCTGGAGGGCagg GTAGAGCGCTCGTTGTTTGAAGACACGGTGAAGACGCTGAACGACTACTACGCCGAAGCCGAGCAGGTCGGGGGCGGGTCCTACCTGGAGGGGGGTGTGGCCTGCGCCACGGCGTACCTCATCTTCCTCTGCATGGAGACACGTTACGAGAAG GTGTTGAGGAAGGTGGCGGCCTACATCCAGGAGCAGAACCAGAAGGTGTACGCCCCCCGAGGCCTGCTCATCAGCGACCCCGTCCAGAGGGGGATGCGTGTC ATTGAGATCTCCATCTATGACGACCACGGCTCCACCGACTCCAGCTCAGGGAGCAGCTCCGTGTCAGGAAGCACCGCGCGCTCACCTCCTGTATCCTAG
- the LOC137598933 gene encoding golgin subfamily A member 7-like isoform X1 codes for MRVCVCARFYVCVCVCVCFSSRLWVSWVGGRLCPTRCSSRGTTATGPPAGSRCISPVERSLFEDTVKTLNDYYAEAEQVGGGSYLEGGVACATAYLIFLCMETRYEKVLRKVAAYIQEQNQKVYAPRGLLISDPVQRGMRVIEISIYDDHGSTDSSSGSSSVSGSTARSPPVS; via the exons atgcgggtgtgtgtgtgtgcgcgtttctatgtgtgtgtgtgtgtgtgtgtgtgtttcagctccAGGCTGTGGGTCTCGTGGGTCGGGGGGCGTCTCTGTCCCACCAGGTGTTCATCCAGAGGGACTACAGCGACGGGACCTCCTGCCGGTTCCAGGTGCATTTCCCCA GTAGAGCGCTCGTTGTTTGAAGACACGGTGAAGACGCTGAACGACTACTACGCCGAAGCCGAGCAGGTCGGGGGCGGGTCCTACCTGGAGGGGGGTGTGGCCTGCGCCACGGCGTACCTCATCTTCCTCTGCATGGAGACACGTTACGAGAAG GTGTTGAGGAAGGTGGCGGCCTACATCCAGGAGCAGAACCAGAAGGTGTACGCCCCCCGAGGCCTGCTCATCAGCGACCCCGTCCAGAGGGGGATGCGTGTC ATTGAGATCTCCATCTATGACGACCACGGCTCCACCGACTCCAGCTCAGGGAGCAGCTCCGTGTCAGGAAGCACCGCGCGCTCACCTCCTGTATCCTAG
- the LOC137598932 gene encoding serine/threonine-protein kinase pim-1-like, whose amino-acid sequence MSFGIRPSSIVHPSIMAQPAETTLPQNRVHAGKLRSLQDCCVGDHIPQEKCARSHMVTRSKRKETNDHQSPREPWFRLLRKWLRTISDLSAQETEFHVDKVRPTEKDNPQGQPDDNAEHIWIKPSSNSSSRDDFETKYEQREEIGRGFFGSVYAGYRRSDNLPVAIKYIDHEKVEFHEVIIKNEKYEIPREVLIMQRVAGGPESVGKSPAVTLMDWYSLDCQLILVMERPEPCQTLEAYAEEPLSEHQAKNITRQLLAAMSDMLAKGVLHDDMKSDNILVELSSDVPRVRLIDFGCDTFVGTKPLPGLPDYEPMTAAVAGSYAVLQMVQVNKDIMGRHKVYYWTDERLRALSQEYQDFMSQSSHPDDTRLVTLEDLQQHPWIRQN is encoded by the exons ATGTCCTTTGGGATACGACCATCATCCATCGTCCATCCGTCGATCATGGCCCAGCCAGCGGAGACGACGCTGCCTCAGAACAGAGTACATGCTGGGAAGCTGCGCTCTCTCCAGGACTGCTGTGTTGGTGATCATATCCCGCAAG AGAAGTGTGCCAGGTCCCACATGGTGACCAggtcaaaaagaaaagagactaATGATCACCAGTCACCCAGAGAGCCATGGTTCCGGCTACTCAGGAAGTGGCTGAGGACCATCTCTGACCTCAGTGCTCAAGAGACAGAGTTTCACGTGGATAAGGTCAGGCCAACTGAAAAGGACAATCCTCAAGGTCAACCAGATGATAACGCAGAACACATCTGGATCAAGCCCTCGTCAAACAGTTCCAGCAGAG aTGACTTTGAGACAAAATATGAGCAGCGTGAGGAAATTGGGAGAGGGTTTTTTGGCAGTGTCTACGCTGGTTATCGCCGATCCGATAACTTACCA GTGGCGATCAAATACATCGATCATGAAAAGGTGGAGTTTCATGAAGTT atcataaaaaatgaaaaatatgagatCCCAAGGGAAGTACTGATCATGCAGCGAGTTGCCGGTGGACCAGAGTCTGTGGGTAAATCACCAGCTGTGACTCTGATGGACTGGTACTCACTGGACTGTCAGCTAATCCTGGTGATGGAGAGACCAGAGCCCTGTCAGACTTTGGAGGCCTATGCAGAAGAACCACTGTCAGAACATCAGGCTAAA AACATCACGAGGCAGTTGTTGGCTGCAATGAGTGACATGCTGGCTAAGGGGGTTCTCCACGATGACATGAAATCAGACAACATCCTTGTTGAACTCAGTTCTGACGTCCCGCGAGTGAGACTCATCGACTTCGGCTGCGACACCTTTGTGGGGACGAAACCTTTACCCGGTTTGCCTG ATTACGAACCGATGACGGCAGCCGTAGCTGGTAGCTATGCAGTGTTGCAGATGGTTCAGGTTAATAAGGACATCATGGGAAGGCACAAAGTCTACTACTGGACTGATGAGAGGTTAAGAGCTCTTAGCCAGG AGTACCAAGATTTCATGTCCCAGTCCTCACATCCAGATGATACAAGGCTTGTTACTCTAGAGGACCTGCAGCAGCACCCTTGGATCCGCCAGAACTGA